The following proteins are encoded in a genomic region of Glycine soja cultivar W05 chromosome 17, ASM419377v2, whole genome shotgun sequence:
- the LOC114394133 gene encoding ribonuclease P protein subunit p25-like protein: MDRYQKVEKPRAETPIDENEIRITSQGRMRNYITYAMSLLQEKGSNEIVFKAMGRAINKTVTIVELIKRRIVGLHQNTAIGSTDITDTWEPLEEGLLPLETTRHVSMITVTLSKKELDTSSVGYQPPLPADQVKAATDFDYEGEGSPNGRAHGRGGRGRGRGRGNGFISADYEDGGWDRNRGNARGRGRGRGRGFRGRGRGVGYNGPHVDMQDGGYNQDVPQGRGRGRGRGGYRGRGRGFRSNGPIQAAA; the protein is encoded by the exons ATGGATCGGTACCAGAAGGTAGAGAAGCCAAGAGCTGAAACTCCAATCGATGAAAACGAGATCCGGATTACTAGTCAGGGAAGGATGCGTAACTACATTACTTACGCCATGAGCTTGCTTCag GAGAAAGGTTCTAATGAAATTGTTTTCAAAGCAATGGGGAGAGCTATTAACAAAACCGTGACAATTGTGGAGTTGATCAAG AGGAGGATTGTGGGCCTCCACCAGAATACAGCAATTGGATCCACTGATATCACTGATACTTGGGAGCCCCTAGAGGAAGGCCTCCTTCC TTTGGAGACAACGAGGCATGTGTCAATGATAACAGTAACCCTTTCAAAGAAGGAACTTGATACATCATCTGTGGG GTATCAGCCTCCATTACCAGCTGACCAGGTGAAGGCTGCCACAGATTTTGATTATGAAGGAG AGGGTTCGCCCAATGGCCGTGCTCATGGTCGTGGTGGCCGAGGCAGGGGAAGGGGCAGAG GGAATGGTTTTATTTCAGCTGATTATGAGGATGGAGGTTGGGATCGTAATAGGGGAAATGCAAGGGGCAGGGGTAGGGGAAGAGGTCGTGGCTTTCGTGGTCGTGGAAGGGGGGTAGGGTACAATGGGCCCCATGTTGATATGCAAGATGGAGGATACAACCAAGATGTACCTCAAGGCCGTG GTCGTGGCCGTGGCAGGGGGGGATATCGTGGAAGGGGTCGTGGCTTCAGATCCAATGGGCCAATTCAAGCAGCTGCCTGA